A genomic window from Arvicola amphibius chromosome 5, mArvAmp1.2, whole genome shotgun sequence includes:
- the LOC119814952 gene encoding small nuclear ribonucleoprotein G-like, giving the protein MSKAHPPELKKFMDKKLSLKLNGGRHVQGILQGFDPFMNLVMDECVEIATSGHQNNIGMVVIRGNSIIMLEALERV; this is encoded by the coding sequence ATGAGCAAGGCCCACCCTCCCGAACTGAAGAAATTTATGGACAAGAAGTTATCATTGAAGTTAAATGGTGGCAGACATGTACAAGGAATACTTCAGGGCTTTGATCCCTTTATGAATCTTGTCATGGATGAGTGTGTGGAGATTGCAACTAGTGGGCATCAGAATAACATCGGCATGGTGGTCATACGAGGAAACAGCATCATCATGTTAGAAGCCTTGGAAAGAGTCTAA